A stretch of the Chanos chanos chromosome 1, fChaCha1.1, whole genome shotgun sequence genome encodes the following:
- the zbtb2a gene encoding zinc finger and BTB domain-containing protein 2a, with protein sequence MEMAHHGLVLLQRLNAQREFGFLCDCTVAIGDVFFKAHKAVLAAFSNYFRMLFIHQDSECVRLKPSDIQPEIFSYLLNLMYTGKLTPQFIDPHCLEQGVKFLHAYPLLQEASLLIHPESQCIPLANSLYGIQISDQACQMPSRKSVCQRQTCSVNKNEYVACDLRVDQTTFAEVSQIDMNTMNEQAQDSPTENLASHTIQNVKPGIMKRNSSSRKHYTCHQCGSHFSQRCKLREHFLHVHSSQGPEDHASPMRDGSVMELEHQGPEEDSHRFSNEVVSDNEQHVRAEDTPPPSDIADIDNLEGTDMEREVKRRKFECPTCGRKFIQKSHWREHMYIHTGKPYRCSSCGKSFCRANQAARHVCLSQSAESYTMVNKQSMVLCGGEENSQVEALFLSSSRPYKCNMCAVPFSSPSEVLKHQCPEQESSSSLADNVVSKAEGSDSNDTPVTITSEDL encoded by the exons ATGGAGATGGCCCATCATGGTCTTGTTCTCCTCCAGAGACTGAATGCTCAGAGGGAGTTTGGTTTCCTGTGTGACTGCACAGTGGCCATCGGGGATGTTTTTTTCAAAGCGCACAAGGCAGTACTTGCTGCATTCTCAAACTATTTCAGAATGCTATTTATACACCAGGACAG tGAATGTGTCAGACTGAAACCCTCAGATATACAACCAGAAATCTTCAGCTACCTTCTTAACCTGATGTACACAGGAAAACTGACGCCACAGTTTATTGATCCCCATTGTTTGGAACAGGGAGTGAAGTTCCTACATGCCTACCCTCTGTTGCAGGAGGCAAGCCTTCTCATCCACCCTGAGTCCCAGTGCATCCCATTGGCTAATTCCCTTTATGGTATCCAGATATCTGATCAGGCATGTCAGATGCCTAGTAGGAAGTCAGTTTGCCAACGCCAAACATgttctgtaaataaaaatgagtaTGTGGCATGTGACCTCAGAGTAGACCAGACAACTTTCGCAGAAGTTAGTCAAATAGATATGAACACTATGAACGAACAAGCACAAGATTCACCCACGGAGAACCTCGCCTCTCACACCATCCAAAATGTCAAGCCTGGTATCATGAAGAGAAATTCCTCCTCAAGAAAACATTATACCTGCCATCAATGTGGAAGCCACTTCAGTCAGAGGTGTAAATTAAGAGAACATTTCCTTCATGTCCATAGCAGCCAGGGACCAGAGGACCACGCTTCACCCATGCGAGATGGCTCTGTCATGGAGCTGGAGCACCAAGGACCAGAGGAAGACAGTCATCGTTTCAGCAATGAGGTTGTCAGTGATAATGAACAGCATGTCAGAGCAGAGGATACACCACCTCCTTCAGATATTGCAGACATTGATAATCTAGAGGGCACGGACATGGAGCGTGAGGTGAAGCGACGAAAGTTTGAGTGTCCAACCTGCGGCCGGAAGTTCATCCAGAAGAGCCATTGGCGAGAGCACATGTACATCCATACAGGGAAGCCTTATAGGTGCAGTAGCTGTGGGAAGAGCTTCTGCAGGGCTAACCAAGCTGCCCGTCACGTCTGCCTGAGCCAAAGTGCAGAATCCTACACAATGGTGAACAAGCAGAGCATGGTGCTATGTGGTGGTGAAGAAAACAGCCAGGTTGAGGCGCTGTTCCTGTCATCCAGCAGGCCATATAAATGTAATATGTGCGCAGTACCTTTCAGCAGTCCCTCAGAGGTCCTGAAACATCAGTGTCCAGAGCAGGAAAGTTCCTCAAGTCTTGCTGATAACGTGGTTTCAAAAGCTGAAGGATCAGATTCAAATGATACCCCAGTAACCATAACTTCAGAGGATCTGTAA
- the akap12a gene encoding A-kinase anchor protein 12, with amino-acid sequence MGTTSSAQRGSKCAGDAVAEESNGANEMPADGNIDDKLLQKNGQISSLHEKTEGQVDELNGHCEEQVNTEVGSSFVSLKEDNIESLQGDGEPLVKAENEKEQAVSTPDITLKEENEGDEKMDDINEVGFKKIFRFVGLKFTLKKDKYEKPELKETSTSEKEEGVVSTTEESKDTQEESVVDTDEQNTEKKTSDEPVCGDASLRSDAADLSPKEDIEIIVDQVSEITEPNKEATSDKGLAEEVSTSPQVEEAMSPIKRFFTQGIFASLKKKKRSTEEELSKEKSREDVKTIDKEGGEKASEEGAKDVNNPCVCLETTILQEGTDSPAMKEGDGHKTAMEGQSRPECELLSSQERAKVQGSPLKRLFRKLSTRRQRESKAAETKVTEAEQPQETKELGECLKVDEPKPSEGEQVTDAAQDEPKKRSDSSVSWEALICGGSGKKRARKTSDSEDETANKEGLVPEKPKESSPGSSLEGDYDNLTSSNEQPGSPLEGDGGSTWKSLKKLVTPKRKVRAGVNASTEEIPSDNETSKDESSFSIKKIIPEHKKRKSDEARDETSSDEAVKGVGSEDEDDQTPAVVPLSEYETNEPENRREELTLEIPLDISKEKEIIEEKGYLSMSEEAKPIENLGLETSKAPCDAAPSVPPRATEDFEEFTEFISKHQQLSDIPEEGVLEESAVTLVSSAEGNQDDTLAEDVVELTSDAVTAPEHVEEESLGDETTEMVSAVSQLTESPKTSGNATPVPAEYVERETESILRESLETICMASGFQSVTTKDEVADTTAVLLSRHILHSVITGERKVLVAHDKTDATAICTGLVSQEIRGVEEIHHLPMVEGISEVTESIPTELVSADVVEESEAVRVSAGEVFTTEVKEIKIDHQETVSPLIETEQQAVPELEKVKEEKEEVNGLQKSMPVHVAITNAVPGVANFFKEQVVSEDTHLPEIEGPLKPATKEPVCGQPAVITEVTVEGGNVHALPNVELLTADVEHAAPAKVVEHVAHDITASIPDTPTEKSLEKSEESIAVVASAVDHPELKETVGIIRPVSDSVTSEAVESVTEAPMGKVSSVHFVEDHEIQVAVKNESQTAGIIVEGVLEVAAGDDSVTVEHPEFKETVSIVRPFSDSVTLEAAETVMEVLTEKLPSESFNDQQVKDESQTATTTSDTVPDVALAEEAVIMEYPEIKETVSTVRAVSDSVTMEAVGPVREVLLEKAPSVHDQEVQDKSQTTAAIVEPLPEVASAHDSTIVVDVCKKEEEIAEEVLVQQGTKTETAKESSKVSEADKVEPEPEVIEPCKEKETSVPEASLDATDISDVKMAGEEQETATKMMTDLSDAAEDVTVPDTHVEQNRTEYVKESVDGGVGTEKDSDLSQVPGSYEQTQGQVAKKEAEALITTECSTEQENQVSETCTGINIQEYVAETIKEEEASTITQEIERPSAVTEVAVVTPVATEKVETVNVELTGRSKQDAEILETVSGELKEETHVSAADTAEHLTEMEEDVWEDAVDDINFKVDAQGQANQDEKELNINQELDLEFQDAADKNIESCTKNTTC; translated from the exons TTGCTGCAGAAGAATGGACAGATCTCCAGCCTACATGAAAAGACTGAGGGCCAGGTAGATGAGTTAAATGGCCACTGTGAAGAGCAGGTCAATACAGAGG TTGGCTCTTCATTCGTGTCGCTGAAAGAAGACAATATTGAGTCACTCCAGGGAGACGGGGAGCCACTGGTGAAAGCTGAAAATGAGAAGGAACAGGCTGTTAGTACACCTGACATCACACTGAAGGAGGAAAATGAAGGAGATGAGAAAATGGATGACATAAATGAAGTTGGCTTCAAAAAAATCTTTAGATTTGTTGGTTTAAAATTCActctgaaaaaagacaaatacgAAAAGCCAGAACTAAAGGAAACATCGAcaagtgaaaaagaggaaggtgTGGTGAGTACCACAGAGGAATCCAAAGACACTCAAGAGGAAAGTGTTGTGGACACAGATGAGCAgaatacagagaagaaaacatctGATGAGCCAGTCTGTGGTGATGCAAGCCTCAGATCCGATGCTGCAGACTTGTCACCAAAGGAAGATATTGAAATAATCGTGGATCAAGTCAGTGAGATAACTGAACCTAACAAAGAAGCAACCTCTGACAAAGGACTCGCTGAAGAGGTATCAACTAGTCCACAGGTTGAAGAGGCTATGTCTCCAATTAAACGATTTTTCACACAAGGAATCTTTGccagtttaaagaaaaagaaaaggtcaacTGAAGAGGAACTCTCAAAGGAGAAGTCTCGAGAGGATGTCAAAACAATTGACAAAGAAGGGGGTGAGAAAGCGTCAGAGGAAGGTGCAAAAGATGTAAACAATCCATGTGTCTGCCTTGAAACCACTATACTTCAGGAAGGCACAGATTCACCAGCAATGAAAGAAGGTGATGGGCACAAAACTGCTATGGAAGGACAATCCCGACCTGAATGTGAACTTCTGAGTTCTCAAGAACGAGCTAAAGTCCAAGGAAGCCCACTCAAGAGGCTTTTTAGGAAACTTTCAACACGACGACAAAGAGAATCAAAGGCGGCTGAGACTAAGGTGACTGAAGCTGAGCAACCACAGGAGACCAAAGAGTTAGGTGAGTGCCTGAAGGTAGATGAGCCAAAGCCCAGTGAGGGGGAACAGGTGACAGATGCTGCCCAAGATGAGCCCAAAAAGAGATCGGATTCATCAGTTTCCTGGGAGGCATTAATATGTGGTGGATCTGGCAAGAAAAGGGCAAGAAAAACATCCGATTCAGAGGATGAGACAGCCAATAAGGAGGGGCTGGTGCCAGAAAAACCCAAAGAATCATCCCCAGGAAGTTCCTTGGAGGGAGATTATGACAATTTAACTTCTTCCAATGAACAGCCTGGAAGTCCTCTAGAAGGTGATGGAGGATCCACTTGGAAATCTCTGAAAAAACTTGTTACTCCCAAAAGGAAGGTGAGGGCTGGAGTAAATGCCTCCACTGAAGAGATACCCTCAGACAATGAAACAAGTAAAGATGAGTCTTCATTTTCCATAAAGAAAATCATAcctgaacacaaaaaaagaaagtctgatGAAGCCCGAGATGAGACTTCCTCTGATGAGGCCGTTAAAGGTGTTGGAtcagaggatgaggatgatcAAACACCAGCTGTTGTCCCATTATCTGAGTATGAAACAAATGAGCctgaaaacagaagagaagagttgACCCTTGAGATACCATtggacatttcaaaagaaaaagaaataatagaGGAAAAAGGTTATCTATCAATGTCTGAGGAGGCAAAACCCATTGAAAACTTAGGCTTAGAGACTTCCAAAGCTCCTTGTGATGCTGCCCCATCTGTACCACCTCGAGCCACAGAAGACTTTGAGGAATTTACAGAATTCATTAGCAAACACCAACAACTGAGTGATATACCCGAGGAAGGGGTATTAGAGGAAAGTGCTGTAACCCTGGTATCTTCTGCTGAAGGAAATCAGGATGACACCTTAGCTGAAGATGTTGTAGAGTTGACATCTGATGCGGTTACTGCTCCAGAGCATGTAGAAGAAGAATCCCTTGGGGATGAAACTACAGAAATGGTTTCTGCTGTCTCTCAGTTAACAGAGTCACCTAAGACTTCAGGTAATGCAACACCAGTGCCAGCTGAGTATGTTGAGAGAGAAACCGAGAGTATTCTGCGGGAATCTCTGGAAACTATCTGCATGGCTTCAGGTTTTCAGTCAGTCACTACAAAAGATGAGGTTGCAGATACAACAGCAGTTTTACTTTCTAGACACATACTGCATTCAGTTataacaggagagagaaaggtctTAGTTGCACATGATAAAACAGATGCAACTGCCATATGTACAGGTCTTGTTTCTCAAGAAATAAGAGGTGTTGAGGAAATCCACCATTTGCCCATGGTGGAGGGTATCTCTGAAGTAACTGAAAGTATACCAACAGAACTGGTCTCTGCAGATGTGGTAGAAGAATCTGAAGCCGTAAGAGTTTCAGCAGGTGAGGTATTTACAACTGAGGTCAAAGAAATAAAGATTGATCACCAAGAGACGGTGTCACCCTTGATTGAAACTGAACAGCAAGCAGTTCCA gaactggagaaagtgaaagaggaaaaagaagaagttaaTGGGTTACAGAAGAGTATGCCTGTTCACGTAGCTATCACCAATGCAGTGCCAGGTGTGGCTAATTTTTTTAAGGAACAGGTAGTTTCAGAGGACACGCATTTGCCTGAGATTGAGGGTCCATTAAAACCAGCAACAAAGGAACCAGTCTGTGGACAACCAGCAGTTATTACTGAAGTTACAGTGGAGGGTGGAAATGTGCATGCACTTCCAAACGTTGAATTATTAACTGCAGATGTGGAGCATGCTGCACCTGCTAAGGTGGTTGAACATGTTGCACATGACATCACAGCCTCAATACCCGACACTCCCACTGAGAAATCCTTAGAAAAATCTGAAGAATCAATTGCAGTTGTAGCATCTGCAGTAGATCATCCAGAGCTGAAAGAAACTGTTGGCATTATTAGACCAGTCTCAGACTCTGTCACCTCAGAGGCAGTGGAGTCAGTGACAGAGGCTCCTATGGGAAAAGTGTCTTCAGTGCATTTTGTGGAAGATCATGAAATCCAGGTAGCAGTCAAAAATGAGTCACAGACAGCTGGAATCATTGTTGAGGGAGTGCTTGAAGTTGCAGCAGGTGATGACTCTGTGACTGTGGAACATCCAGAGTTTAAGGAAACAGTCAGCATTGTTAGGCCATTttctgattcagtcactttagAGGCagcagagacagtgatggaggttCTCACTGAAAAATTGCCTTCAGAGAGCTTTAATGATCAGCAAGTCAAAGATGAGTCACAGACGGCCACAACTACATCTGATACAGTGCCTGACGTTGCTTTGGCTGAAGAAGCTGTGATTATGGAATATCCAGAGATCAAAGAAACAGTTAGCACTGTTAGGGCAGTTTCTGACTCAGTCACTATGGAGGCAGTGGGGCCAGTGAGGGAGGTTCTTCTGGAAAAAGCACCTTCAGTGCATGATCAGGAAGTCCAGGATAAGTCACAGACCACTGCAGCCATTGTTGAGCCACTGCCTGAAGTTGCTTCAGCTCATGACTCTACGATTGTAGTGGATGTCTgtaagaaagaggaggaaattgCTGAGGAGGTTTTGGTGCAACAAgggacaaaaacagagaccGCAAAAGAGAGTAGCAAGGTTTCTGAAGCTGACAAAGTAGAGCCAGAGCCAGAAGTCATTGAACCCTgcaaggagaaagagacatcAGTCCCAGAAGCTTCACTTGATGCAACTGATATCAGTGATGTAAAGATGGCAGGTGAGGAACAAGAAACAGCGACGAAAATGATGACAGATCTTTCAGATGCAGCAGAAGATGTAACGGTACCTGATACACATGtggaacaaaacagaacagaatatgTGAAGGAATCTGTGGATGGTGGAGTGGGCACAGAAAAGGACTCCGACCTCTCACAAGTACCTGGCAGCTATGAACAAACTCAGGGGCAGGTGGCCAAGAAGGAAGCTGAGGCTTTAATCACAACAGAATGCAGTACAGAACAAGAGAATCAAGTTTCTGAGACATGTACAGGGATTAATATTCAAGAATACGTGGCAGAAACAATCAAGGAGGAAGAAGCATCTACAATAACACAAGAAATTGAAAGGCCATCTGCGG TGACTGAAGTGGCTGTAGTAACGCCAGTTGCAACTGAGAAGGTGGAGACTGTGAATGTTGAACTTACTGGAAGATCTAAGCAAGATGCTGAAATCCTGGAAACGGTCAGTGGAGAATTGAAAGAGGAAACGCATGTCAGCGCGGCAGATACAGCAGAACATTTGACGGAAATGGAGGAAGATGTGTGGGAGGATGCTGTTGATGACATTAACTTCAAAGTTGATGCACAGGGTCAGGCCAACCAAGATGAAAAAGAGCTTAATATTAATCAGGAGCTAGATCTTGAGTTCCAAGATGCAGCTGATAAAAATATTGAATCATGCACCAAAAACACAACATGCTGA